One window from the genome of Magnolia sinica isolate HGM2019 chromosome 4, MsV1, whole genome shotgun sequence encodes:
- the LOC131244432 gene encoding LOW QUALITY PROTEIN: endoglucanase 5 (The sequence of the model RefSeq protein was modified relative to this genomic sequence to represent the inferred CDS: substituted 1 base at 1 genomic stop codon), with protein MKSFVPCIFVGLMVCLLSLDQPIAVVGFDYSDALDKSLTFFEAQRSGKLPADERVKWRGDSGLENGFLEGVDLVGGYYDAGDHVKFGLPMAYTVTMLSWGCLEFSKEITASNQLERTLEAIRWGTDYFIKAHKQPNVLWGQVGDGDSDHYCWERAEDMTTPRTAYKIDPNHPGSDLAGETAAAMAAASIAFRPYDSTYSQLLLLHAKQLFSFADSFRGRYDESIKSVQQYYPSSSGYLDELLWAAAWLYRATDDEYYLQYAVDNAVSMGGTGWAVREFSWDNKYAGLQILLAKVLMEGNGGTYTSILKQYQAKAEFFLCACLQKNNGYNVDMTPGGLLYVDEWSNMQYVASSAFLLAIYSDYLSKANAQLTCPEAQIQPLDVLKFAQSQADYILGKNPKSMSYLVGYGSNYPLQVHHRGASIESKSLLPSNVGCLEGFEKWFRINGSNPNVIVGALVGGPNRXDDYIDQWWNYEQMEPSIACNAPLVGLFAKLKGILESSGSESHGPSASYSPSASHVKAPVNPIEFVHSITNAWTNGGTDYYRHKVIIKNNSERPITKLKLKIENLNGSLWGLLPTPDKKNTYELPTWIKVLKPGSQCNFAYVQGGPQANISVLSYN; from the exons GAAGAGTTTTGTGCCATGCATCTTTGTAGGGTTGATGGTATGCCTTTTGAGCTTGGATCAGCCCATCGCTGTAGTGGGCTTTGATTACAGTGATGCACTTGATAAGAGCTTGACCTTCTTTGAAGCTCAAAGATCTGGCAAGCTACCTGCCGATGAGCGGGTGAAATGGCGTGGCGATTCCGGCCTCGAAAATGGCTTTCTTGAAGGA gtaGACTTGGTGGGAGGTTACTACGATGCGGGCGATCATGTGAAGTTTGGATTGCCAATGGCTTATACAGTTACAATGCTTTCATGGGGTTGCCTTGAATTTTCGAAAGAAATCACAGCTTCGAACCAGTTGGAACGTACTTTGGAGGCCATCAGATGGGGCACTGATTACTTCATCAAAGCTCATAAACAGCCCAACGTTCTTTGGGGACAG GTCGGCGATGGAGATTCTGATCATTATTGCTGGGAGCGGGCGGAAGATATGACGACACCACGGACGGCTTACAAGATCGATCCGAACCATCCTGGCTCAGATCTTGCTGGTGAGACAGCAGCTGCCATGGCTGCAGCTTCCATAGCTTTCAGACCTTATGATTCTACGTACTCTCAACTCCTCCTACTGCATGCAAAGCAG CTCTTCTCATTCGCGGATAGTTTTCGAGGTCGCTATGATGagtccatcaaatctgttcaacAGTACTATCCGTCATCGTCGGGCTACTTG GATGAGCTATTATGGGCGGCGGCCTGGCTTTACCGAGCGACGGATGACGAATACTACCTGCAATACGCAGTTGACAATGCTGTGTCGATGGGCGGCACAGGATGGGCAGTTAGGGAATTTTCCTGGGACAACAAATATGCAGGTTTACAGATTCTTCTAGCCAAG GTGTTAATGGAGGGGAATGGTGGAACATACACCTCTATATTGAAGCAATATCAAGCTAAAGCTGAGTTCTTCCTATGTGCATGCCTACAAAAGAACAATGGCTACAATGTGGACATGACACCAG GGGGCTTACTATATGTTGATGAGTGGAGTAACATGCAGTACGTCGCATCGTCGGCGTTTCTTCTTGCCATCTACTCCGACTATCTCTCCAAAGCTAATGCTCAGCTCACATGCCCAGAGGCCCAAATCCAACCTCTGGATGTTCTGAAATTTGCACAATCACAG GCCGATTACATTCTCGGTAAAAACCCGAAGTCCATGAGTTACCTAGTCGGGTATGGATCGAACTACCCGCTTCAAGTTCACCACCGAGGAGCTTCCATCGAATCGAAATCGCTATTACCTTCGAACGTTGGTTGCCTCGAAGGGTTCGAGAAATGGTTCCGCATCAACGGTAGCAATCCCAATGTGATCGTGGGAGCCCTTGTAGGTGGGCCCAATCGGTAAGATGACTACATCGATCAATGGTGGAACTACGAACAGATGGAGCCGTCCATCGCCTGCAATGCTCCTCTTGTGGGCCTTTTTGCTAAGCTGAAGGGCATTTTGGAAAGTTCAG GTTCTGAATCTCACGGTCCATCTGCGTCGTACAGTCCCTCGGCATCGCACGTCAAGGCCCCTG TGAACCCCATCGAATTCGTCCACTCAATAACCAACGCATGGACAAACGGAGGGACGGATTACTATCGCCACAAAGTAATAATCAAGAATAACTCTGAAAGGCCAATCACCAAACTTAAGTTGAAGATCGAGAATCTCAACGGATCCTTGTGGGGCCTTTTGCCAACGCCGGATAAGAAGAACACGTACGAACTTCCGACATGGATCAAAGTTCTAAAACCGGGCTCCCAATGCAATTTTGCTTAcgtgcaaggtgggccacaagctaaTATCTCCGTTCTAAGTTACAATTGA